The Microcystis aeruginosa NIES-843 sequence TACTAATCGTCCGTTGACTAGCTTCTTCCCAAAGACGGGTTTCCTGTACGATCAATTCGCCATTTTTGATCGCTTCAATTTGTCGATCAATCTCGTATTCTATGGCTTTTTGGATAGCACTAAAGGAGTTCATATTTTTAATTTCTACCTTAGTCCCGAACTTTTCAGTGCCTTTTTTGCGAACAGAAATATTGACATCGCAGCGTAGGGAACCTTCCTGCATATTACCGTCACTGATGCCGAGATAACGCACTAAACGCCGTAATTCTTGGGCATATTCCGCCGCTTCGGCCCCGGTGCGTAAATCTGGTTCCGAGACAATTTCCAATAATGGTACACCTGTACGATTAAAATCGACGAGGGAATGGGTGGAACCGGAGAGACGTTCGCTGCCAGCATGAACCAGTTTTCCTGCGTCTTCTTCCATGTGCAGACGGGTAATGCCGATAATTTTGCGGCTAACTTCCTTAGTTTTTTTATCGACGATCTCGATTTCTAGTTGACCCTGTTCGACAATAGGGAGATCATACTGGGAAATTTGATAATTTTTCGGCAGGTCGGGATAAAAATACTGTTTGCGATCAAATTTGCTATGAGGTGTAATCTTACCATCGATAGCTAATCCCAGTTTAACGGCACTAGCCAGGACTTCTTGGTTAAGGACGGGTAATACCCCCGGATAACCCAAACAGACGGGACAGACGTTAGTATTGGGGGGACTATCGAAGTTGGTGGGACAGGAACAAAATATCTTGCTTCTGGTGTTCAGTTGACAGTGGGTTTCTAAACCGATAATTGCTTCGTATTCAGTGGCAGACATATTTTCTCGCTCTCGCCGACACAGGAATGATCTGTTTAATCATTATAGTCGCGATTCTGGAGCATTCCCTCCCTTCATAAAACTTAATACTGTAGTTACTAATAACTCTATGCACCTTTAATATAGCTTAAAAAAGATAATTTATTCAGCCAATGTACGCCATTATTTTAAATTTTATCAAAGGCATAAGACAGGGAAGCTTATCGATAATTTTTCACCGATAAACCTAGCTTTTTTAGTATCGACCACCGACCACCGAAAACCAAAACTTCCCACCTCACCGTTAAGATAACCGCCATAAATCGTAGCAAAAATTAACTTCTAGAGACGGGATATTTGCTTAGTATAGAAACAGAGAGATTATACCTAAGAACTGACCCCATAACCAG is a genomic window containing:
- the gatB gene encoding Asp-tRNA(Asn)/Glu-tRNA(Gln) amidotransferase subunit GatB encodes the protein MSATEYEAIIGLETHCQLNTRSKIFCSCPTNFDSPPNTNVCPVCLGYPGVLPVLNQEVLASAVKLGLAIDGKITPHSKFDRKQYFYPDLPKNYQISQYDLPIVEQGQLEIEIVDKKTKEVSRKIIGITRLHMEEDAGKLVHAGSERLSGSTHSLVDFNRTGVPLLEIVSEPDLRTGAEAAEYAQELRRLVRYLGISDGNMQEGSLRCDVNISVRKKGTEKFGTKVEIKNMNSFSAIQKAIEYEIDRQIEAIKNGELIVQETRLWEEASQRTISMRKKEGSSDYRYFPEPDLPPLEVSPEQLKAWAEELPELPARKRRRYEEEFGLSAYDARVLTDDRTVAEYFETAVIAGANAKLVANWISQDIAAYLNNNKLTITEIALQASDLAELVKLIEMGTISGKIAKEILPELLTEGGSPKTLVEKKGLIQISDTSAIKKLIEEIIASHPSELEKFRAGKTNLKGFFVGQVMKKSGGKADPKLTSQILDQKLSG